The Pontibacter deserti genome has a window encoding:
- a CDS encoding 1-aminocyclopropane-1-carboxylate deaminase/D-cysteine desulfhydrase — MQAPLQQLQHPLLQEHELTLWVKREDLLHPHISGNKWRKLKYNLQEAKAQVKETILTFGGAYSNHIAATAAAGAEFGFKTIGIIRGEEHLPLNPTLQFATQQGMELQYISREAYRQKNEPAFLTELATKYNQPYIVPEGGTNQLAVKGCTEIIEDIPIDFDVICCASGTGGTIAGIIAGLAGERQVLGFPALKGGAFLKEEIEQLVYTYSGQHYQNWQLITDYHFGGYAKIKPELLEFIREFQEQHQIPLEPVYTGKMFYGIFDLISKGYFPKGTRIVAVHTGGLQGNAGFAERLGIKV, encoded by the coding sequence ATGCAGGCACCCTTACAGCAGCTACAACATCCGCTTTTGCAGGAGCACGAACTTACACTTTGGGTGAAGCGCGAAGACCTGCTGCATCCGCATATTTCGGGTAATAAGTGGCGAAAGCTGAAGTATAACCTGCAGGAAGCAAAGGCACAGGTCAAAGAAACTATACTTACGTTCGGGGGAGCTTACTCTAACCACATTGCAGCCACAGCCGCCGCAGGTGCAGAGTTTGGTTTTAAAACCATAGGCATTATTCGGGGCGAAGAGCATTTGCCCCTGAACCCTACGTTGCAATTTGCCACACAACAAGGAATGGAGCTGCAGTACATTTCCCGCGAAGCTTACCGCCAAAAGAACGAACCTGCATTTTTAACTGAACTGGCCACCAAGTATAACCAGCCTTACATTGTTCCGGAAGGTGGTACCAACCAACTGGCCGTAAAAGGCTGCACCGAAATTATAGAGGATATACCTATAGATTTTGATGTGATCTGCTGCGCAAGCGGTACGGGCGGAACTATAGCCGGCATTATTGCAGGCTTGGCAGGAGAGAGGCAGGTGTTGGGCTTTCCGGCCCTAAAAGGTGGCGCATTTCTGAAAGAAGAGATTGAGCAACTGGTTTATACTTATAGCGGGCAGCATTATCAAAACTGGCAACTCATTACCGATTATCATTTTGGTGGTTATGCTAAAATTAAGCCGGAATTGTTAGAGTTTATCCGGGAGTTTCAGGAGCAGCACCAGATTCCGCTGGAGCCGGTGTATACCGGTAAAATGTTTTATGGTATATTCGATCTGATCTCAAAAGGTTACTTCCCGAAAGGCACACGCATTGTAGCCGTGCATACAGGTGGTTTGCAGGGCAACGCCGGTTTCGCGGAGCGGTTAGGAATTAAAGTATAG
- a CDS encoding regulatory protein RecX, whose amino-acid sequence MEKKKQKTYTPKEALIKAAAYCAYQDRTQQEVRDKLYSYGLEHDDVEELIVRLSQEKMIDEERYAQAYVRGKYSLKRWGRRKIMQGLKAKGISDYCIKQGMKEIDPEVYEQNLLHLLEKKNSTEKEKNPFTRRQKLNYYLLSKGYENDLVQDAIKSLEKE is encoded by the coding sequence TTGGAGAAGAAAAAACAGAAAACCTATACCCCGAAAGAGGCGCTCATTAAAGCTGCCGCCTACTGTGCCTACCAGGACCGCACCCAACAGGAGGTGCGTGACAAACTCTATAGTTATGGCCTGGAGCATGATGATGTGGAAGAACTGATTGTGAGGCTGAGCCAGGAAAAGATGATTGATGAGGAGCGCTATGCCCAGGCATATGTGCGCGGTAAGTATAGCCTGAAACGCTGGGGCCGTCGCAAAATTATGCAGGGCTTGAAAGCAAAAGGTATCTCTGATTACTGCATTAAGCAAGGCATGAAAGAGATTGACCCGGAAGTATATGAACAGAACCTGCTGCACCTATTGGAGAAAAAGAACTCCACCGAAAAAGAAAAGAACCCCTTTACCCGCCGCCAGAAACTCAACTACTACTTACTCAGCAAAGGTTATGAAAATGACCTTGTGCAGGATGCTATTAAGAGTTTGGAGAAGGAATAA
- a CDS encoding energy transducer TonB: MKPEIRDGEFKYYNDSGALTRKMIWVNNIVAETYDYDVTTGKQLQHVIHREYLATLTKKEKFEKHGIKEIDKNPEFPGGDAEFTKFLTKNIIYPEQAKQNNIQGLVMVSATIDEKGNLKDVRISKSAHPLLDEEAIRVAKLLPKKKWIPAMNEGKNISADFSFPFRFSLK; encoded by the coding sequence TTGAAACCTGAAATAAGAGATGGAGAGTTTAAATATTATAATGATTCCGGTGCGCTAACTCGAAAGATGATTTGGGTAAACAATATAGTTGCTGAAACTTATGACTACGATGTTACAACAGGCAAACAACTGCAACATGTTATTCATCGTGAATATTTAGCTACTTTAACTAAAAAGGAAAAGTTTGAAAAACACGGCATTAAGGAAATAGATAAAAATCCTGAATTTCCAGGTGGTGATGCAGAGTTTACTAAGTTCTTGACAAAAAATATTATTTATCCTGAACAAGCTAAACAAAACAATATACAGGGATTGGTTATGGTATCGGCCACTATTGATGAGAAGGGAAATCTTAAAGATGTACGGATATCTAAATCTGCACATCCACTCTTAGATGAAGAAGCAATCAGAGTCGCCAAGTTATTACCAAAGAAAAAGTGGATCCCAGCTATGAATGAAGGGAAAAACATATCTGCAGACTTTAGCTTCCCTTTTCGCTTCAGCTTAAAATAA
- a CDS encoding DUF4230 domain-containing protein, with translation MPLLRLLIRLLPWVLVIVASVFIWRSFKDLFKDEEEPAISVTYNTILTSVEELGKMELVRYNFKDVVEYEKEVSRYIPNSKVVLIVAGEAVGCVDFTKLEPGDIVFEGDSIVQIALPEPELCYYKVDHSQSKVFSKENTYFQDAELVEESYKYAEQNVKRAALNSGILRQTQVNAEKILKPMLEEITGKRVVLIPQRRIQNPEMPRKL, from the coding sequence ATGCCCTTACTCCGACTTCTGATTCGACTGCTCCCCTGGGTACTTGTGATCGTGGCTAGTGTGTTTATCTGGCGCAGCTTTAAAGATCTTTTTAAAGACGAAGAAGAGCCTGCTATTTCGGTGACCTATAATACGATACTTACGTCGGTAGAAGAGCTGGGCAAAATGGAGCTGGTGCGCTATAATTTTAAGGATGTGGTGGAGTATGAAAAGGAGGTGTCGCGGTATATACCTAACTCTAAAGTAGTACTGATTGTGGCCGGCGAAGCAGTAGGCTGCGTGGATTTTACCAAACTGGAGCCCGGCGATATTGTATTTGAAGGCGACTCTATCGTTCAGATTGCCTTACCCGAGCCCGAGCTTTGCTACTATAAAGTAGACCATAGTCAATCCAAAGTTTTCAGTAAAGAGAACACGTATTTCCAGGATGCTGAACTGGTGGAAGAAAGCTACAAATATGCTGAGCAAAACGTAAAAAGAGCCGCCCTTAACTCCGGTATACTTCGCCAGACGCAGGTAAACGCCGAAAAAATTCTGAAACCGATGCTGGAAGAAATTACGGGTAAGCGCGTGGTGCTTATACCGCAACGCCGCATCCAGAACCCGGAAATGCCCCGCAAACTATAG
- a CDS encoding YfhO family protein codes for MTASINFKRDVLPHLIAVLVFLLLTVVYFAPVVFEDKGMAQHDILQFRGGAQEIMQHREKTGEEALWTNSMFGGMPSYLINTRYPGDLSGVIHTVLSLNLPAMAGNIFVTLLCGYILLVVLGMNSWLAIVGAIAFGFTSYNIIILEAGHNTKSLTIAYIPMVLAGLFYALRKNLWLGAALFALGLTLNLHFNHLQMTYYMLLLVIVFAVVEIIYAVKNGTIVELLKRGSVLLLAAVLAVGVNFGRLATTAEYSKYSIRGKSELTVPNSGDKTSSGLDREYAFNWSYGVSETMTLLIPDFYGGSSSNKSLDKDSETFKAFLGMGAQPVQAEQIMGQGIPTYWGDQPLVSGPVYVGAIICFLFVLGLFIVDRRWTSWLVAGTILSLMLAWGHNFSAFNYFMFDYFPAYNKFRAVSSALVIAQITIPLLAMLALWRLFRDRDTIKELDRKLLMAGGITGGICLLVWLLGGMASFSSPVDAQLLQAQFPVDAIRADRESMMKSDAFRSLVFILLALAILYFYVKNKLSATIAIAGVGVLVLVDLWTVDKRYLESDDFKPQVITNYFKPTPADKLILEDKNPERGLSYRVIDMTNPFNSARASYFHKNVGGYHGAKLRRYQDVIDRHISQNNLEVLRMLNTRYAITGDERQPVQRVPGALGNAWFIQEIQKVSTPDAELEALTGFDAGTTAVVDVTKFPVQEQKYTAANATIKLTTYEPDYLKYEYQTANAGFVVFSEIYYEAGWQAYLDGKPVDHLRANYILRAMQVPAGKHTIEFRFEPKTYTIGNTVSLVSSIILLLVIAGAIAYGFKKKEREEAIAV; via the coding sequence ATGACAGCTTCTATTAACTTTAAGCGCGATGTATTACCTCACCTGATCGCGGTTCTTGTTTTCTTATTACTTACAGTAGTGTATTTTGCCCCGGTCGTGTTCGAAGACAAAGGCATGGCACAGCACGATATCCTGCAGTTCAGGGGCGGTGCCCAGGAAATAATGCAGCACCGCGAAAAGACCGGCGAGGAAGCCCTCTGGACAAACTCGATGTTCGGTGGAATGCCTTCTTACCTGATCAATACCCGTTATCCCGGCGATCTTTCAGGCGTGATTCATACAGTGCTTTCGCTTAACCTGCCGGCTATGGCGGGTAACATATTTGTAACGCTGCTTTGCGGATACATACTTTTAGTTGTGCTGGGCATGAACTCGTGGCTGGCTATAGTTGGTGCCATTGCGTTTGGCTTCACGTCTTATAATATCATCATCCTGGAGGCAGGCCATAATACCAAATCCCTGACTATAGCTTACATACCAATGGTTTTGGCCGGATTATTCTATGCCTTGCGTAAGAATCTGTGGTTGGGAGCCGCGCTGTTTGCATTGGGCCTAACACTGAACCTGCACTTCAACCATCTGCAGATGACCTATTATATGTTGTTACTGGTGATTGTTTTTGCAGTAGTAGAGATCATTTATGCAGTTAAGAACGGAACTATAGTTGAGTTGCTGAAGCGTGGTTCGGTGCTGTTGCTGGCCGCTGTACTGGCTGTAGGCGTAAACTTTGGCCGACTAGCTACCACAGCCGAATACAGCAAGTATAGCATCCGGGGTAAATCAGAATTAACTGTACCAAACAGCGGCGACAAAACCAGCAGCGGCCTTGACAGAGAATATGCCTTTAACTGGAGCTATGGTGTTTCTGAAACTATGACACTGCTTATACCTGATTTTTACGGTGGCAGCAGCTCTAATAAAAGTTTAGATAAAGATTCCGAGACATTCAAAGCCTTTTTGGGTATGGGTGCGCAGCCGGTGCAGGCCGAGCAGATTATGGGCCAGGGTATACCAACTTACTGGGGCGATCAGCCACTTGTTAGCGGGCCTGTTTATGTAGGTGCAATTATCTGCTTCCTATTTGTGCTGGGCCTGTTTATAGTTGACCGCCGCTGGACAAGCTGGCTTGTTGCTGGAACTATACTTTCGCTGATGCTGGCCTGGGGACATAACTTCTCTGCGTTCAACTATTTTATGTTCGATTACTTTCCGGCTTACAATAAGTTCAGGGCGGTTTCGTCGGCGTTGGTGATTGCGCAGATAACCATCCCGTTGCTGGCGATGCTGGCCCTTTGGAGACTTTTCCGCGACCGCGATACCATTAAAGAACTGGATAGAAAACTACTGATGGCTGGCGGCATTACCGGCGGTATCTGTTTACTGGTTTGGTTGCTGGGCGGTATGGCCAGTTTCTCATCGCCGGTTGATGCACAACTGCTGCAGGCACAGTTTCCGGTTGATGCTATTCGTGCTGACAGAGAAAGTATGATGAAGTCTGACGCGTTCCGCTCGCTTGTATTTATACTTCTGGCGCTGGCAATTTTATACTTCTATGTTAAAAACAAATTGTCTGCAACTATAGCCATTGCGGGTGTAGGTGTGTTAGTGCTGGTCGACCTTTGGACAGTTGATAAGCGTTACCTCGAAAGCGATGATTTTAAGCCACAGGTAATTACAAACTATTTTAAACCAACACCGGCCGATAAACTGATTCTGGAAGATAAGAATCCGGAGAGAGGTTTAAGTTATCGTGTGATCGATATGACCAATCCGTTTAACAGCGCACGAGCATCATACTTCCATAAAAATGTAGGTGGTTACCACGGAGCAAAGCTGCGCCGTTACCAGGATGTAATTGACCGTCATATTTCACAAAATAACCTGGAAGTGCTGCGTATGCTGAACACCCGCTATGCTATTACCGGTGACGAAAGACAGCCTGTGCAGCGTGTGCCGGGAGCTCTTGGCAATGCCTGGTTTATTCAGGAAATTCAGAAAGTAAGCACACCGGATGCCGAACTGGAAGCTTTAACAGGTTTTGATGCCGGAACAACTGCTGTAGTGGATGTAACTAAGTTCCCAGTACAGGAGCAGAAGTATACTGCAGCCAATGCAACTATAAAGCTTACCACTTACGAGCCTGATTATCTGAAATATGAATACCAGACAGCGAATGCAGGTTTTGTGGTATTCTCTGAAATATATTATGAAGCAGGCTGGCAGGCTTATTTAGATGGCAAACCGGTAGACCACTTACGTGCAAACTATATTCTGCGTGCCATGCAGGTTCCGGCAGGTAAACATACCATCGAGTTCCGCTTCGAGCCAAAGACTTATACTATTGGTAACACTGTTTCGCTAGTTTCTTCTATTATCCTGTTACTGGTAATTGCAGGTGCCATTGCCTATGGTTTCAAGAAGAAGGAAAGAGAGGAAGCAATAGCAGTTTAA
- a CDS encoding energy transducer TonB: protein MNKKTPIENISLSFACDKDWGAMRPCSSGRYCSACDKTVIDFTSKGMNELHQALEKEGQVCGCFLPSQLSDTISPKFFNFNRVAASLLLALGFSAFSRDLQAQAVDNTNSNRSHDKAQSEQLFGIIQATHPVYKHGGEQGMLDFIQKNLQYPFEESINGLVVTSFVIDTTGTVTEPNIVKGLSEEADKEALRVVKLLEFYPSIQDGKKVPVRFTLPVRFYDDRRKKK, encoded by the coding sequence ATGAATAAGAAAACGCCAATAGAAAACATCAGCCTTTCTTTTGCATGTGATAAAGATTGGGGTGCCATGCGACCTTGCTCTAGTGGCAGGTACTGCTCAGCTTGTGATAAAACAGTAATTGATTTCACGAGCAAGGGTATGAATGAACTGCATCAGGCACTGGAAAAAGAAGGGCAAGTATGCGGGTGTTTTCTTCCGTCTCAACTGTCTGACACTATAAGCCCAAAGTTTTTTAACTTCAACCGTGTTGCTGCCAGTTTGCTGTTAGCACTCGGGTTTAGTGCTTTTAGCAGAGATTTGCAGGCTCAAGCGGTTGATAACACCAATAGTAACCGCAGCCATGATAAAGCCCAGTCTGAACAGTTATTTGGTATAATACAGGCAACTCATCCTGTGTACAAACATGGAGGTGAACAGGGCATGCTTGACTTCATACAAAAGAATTTACAGTATCCTTTTGAAGAAAGTATAAATGGACTAGTGGTCACTTCTTTTGTTATTGATACAACCGGTACTGTAACCGAACCAAATATAGTGAAAGGCCTTTCGGAGGAAGCAGACAAGGAAGCACTCAGAGTAGTTAAACTCCTGGAGTTTTATCCTAGCATACAGGATGGAAAGAAAGTACCTGTGCGGTTTACTTTGCCTGTCAGGTTCTACGACGACAGAAGAAAGAAGAAATAG
- a CDS encoding PLD nuclease N-terminal domain-containing protein, producing the protein MLETTLLFIGGIGLIEMLLILLILGIPVGLWLWAIIDLNRSNFADSVTKVIWLIVVAFIPILGTILYLLIGRRQKVKPVCR; encoded by the coding sequence ATGCTAGAAACAACTTTACTTTTCATTGGCGGTATTGGCCTAATAGAAATGTTACTTATACTACTTATTTTAGGGATACCGGTAGGTTTATGGCTTTGGGCAATTATTGACCTTAACAGAAGCAATTTCGCAGACAGCGTTACCAAAGTGATCTGGTTGATAGTTGTTGCATTTATACCTATACTTGGCACTATACTTTACCTGCTCATCGGCCGTAGACAGAAAGTTAAACCTGTTTGCCGATGA
- a CDS encoding DUF4834 family protein, with product MIKFIIITILVILFIRLVAPVLFRILLGMFIKKSMRNGTFFTNMHQQQRPQPNSNSNGRAKGDIKIDYIPNQPDRRDFNGGEYVDYEEVK from the coding sequence ATGATCAAGTTCATAATTATCACCATTCTCGTTATCCTGTTTATCAGATTGGTAGCGCCGGTACTGTTCCGTATTCTGTTAGGGATGTTCATTAAAAAGAGCATGCGTAACGGTACGTTTTTTACCAACATGCACCAGCAGCAGCGCCCGCAGCCAAACAGTAACAGCAATGGCAGAGCAAAAGGGGATATCAAAATAGACTATATACCGAATCAGCCGGATCGTAGAGATTTTAACGGTGGTGAGTATGTAGATTATGAAGAAGTAAAATAA